Proteins from a genomic interval of Clostridium scatologenes:
- a CDS encoding Ger(x)C family spore germination protein, whose product MNKKKFLVIILLIGVFSYLWVGLKGEQPAEDMEVVIGFGADQEKKGKEITYIAPSSIYTFEEGEKVSSSIREGKGITPARTRENRQITSNKRYILGLEKVYIIGEAIADYGIQNTIEIFFRNSYTNDNGYMAVCNGKPKDILKLKIIGYPSSSDYIQGMIKNAKYYNFFSSNYKISDVFLSIAAEGKNVNLPYIDLVNNELKINGLSVFKKYKMVGKLDIDDARILNMLSETDGRGIITVRANSNDYLDYYAKVKRHVNVYKNGDQYKYIIDLKFTGDIVSDTLYGKDEINNKINNEIKKEIEESIKKSSYYLIDKLKKEYKVDSLQLGQYAAAKYGRGKEIDWDEVFTKAEIEVKAKVQIDRRGRGDYLLKK is encoded by the coding sequence TTGAATAAGAAAAAATTTTTAGTTATTATACTTCTTATAGGTGTGTTTTCCTACTTATGGGTAGGACTCAAAGGTGAACAGCCTGCAGAAGATATGGAAGTAGTTATAGGTTTTGGTGCTGATCAAGAAAAAAAGGGTAAAGAAATTACATATATTGCTCCAAGTTCTATTTATACTTTTGAAGAAGGTGAAAAAGTGTCTTCTTCCATAAGAGAGGGTAAAGGTATAACACCAGCCAGAACTAGAGAAAATAGGCAGATTACATCAAATAAAAGATATATATTAGGACTGGAAAAGGTATATATAATTGGAGAAGCAATAGCTGATTATGGAATACAAAATACAATAGAAATATTTTTTAGAAATTCCTATACCAATGATAATGGCTATATGGCTGTTTGCAATGGTAAACCAAAAGATATACTTAAATTAAAAATTATTGGTTATCCAAGCTCATCAGACTATATACAAGGGATGATAAAAAATGCAAAGTATTATAATTTTTTTTCAAGCAATTATAAAATTTCTGATGTTTTTTTAAGTATAGCTGCAGAAGGCAAAAATGTAAATTTACCATACATAGATTTAGTAAATAATGAGCTGAAAATAAATGGATTGAGTGTTTTCAAAAAATATAAAATGGTTGGGAAATTAGACATAGATGATGCTAGAATACTTAATATGTTAAGTGAAACTGATGGAAGAGGAATAATAACTGTAAGAGCGAATTCTAATGATTATTTAGATTATTATGCTAAAGTTAAGAGGCATGTAAATGTATATAAAAACGGTGACCAGTATAAATATATCATAGATTTAAAATTTACAGGTGATATAGTGTCAGATACGTTATATGGAAAAGATGAGATCAATAATAAGATAAACAATGAAATAAAAAAGGAGATAGAAGAAAGTATAAAAAAATCAAGTTACTATTTAATAGATAAATTGAAAAAAGAATATAAAGTAGACTCTCTTCAATTAGGTCAATATGCTGCTGCAAAGTATGGAAGAGGAAAAGAAATTGATTGGGATGAGGTTTTTACCAAAGCAGAAATAGAAGTAAAGGCAAAGGTTCAAATAGATAGAAGAGGAAGGGGAGATTATTTATTAAAAAAATAG
- a CDS encoding ABC transporter substrate-binding protein yields the protein MKKSVKMWIAALTLMILTLFAVGCGNKQSSEQSAKKEKIKIAALKGPTGIGMVKLMDENKEDYDISMFDSPDQIVSKIVNGEIDGAAVPSNLAPILYSKTKGNIQLVGINTLGILYVVENGSTIKDIKDLKGKTIYASGKGGTPEFALNYILKKNAIDPEKDVKIEYKGQHSDVAALVASQPGTIAVLPEPFVTTTKMKVSNLQIPIDLTKEWEKVSGADSKLIMGTLVFKKDFIDKRGKDVDEFLTKYKNSVDFVNKNKAEAGKLVEKYGIMPKAKVAEMAIPKCNIVFVSAKDGKTSLNNFYKVLKESDPKSIGGKMPDENFYYKGN from the coding sequence ATGAAAAAGTCAGTAAAAATGTGGATTGCAGCTTTAACTTTAATGATTTTAACATTATTTGCAGTAGGATGCGGCAATAAACAAAGTTCTGAACAGTCAGCTAAAAAGGAAAAGATTAAAATAGCAGCTTTAAAGGGACCTACAGGCATAGGGATGGTTAAACTCATGGATGAAAATAAGGAAGATTATGATATTTCCATGTTTGATTCACCAGATCAAATAGTATCTAAAATTGTAAATGGTGAAATAGATGGAGCAGCAGTACCTTCTAATTTAGCACCAATTTTATATAGTAAGACAAAGGGTAATATTCAATTAGTAGGAATAAATACCTTAGGAATTTTATATGTTGTTGAAAATGGAAGTACCATAAAGGATATAAAGGATTTAAAAGGTAAGACTATTTATGCTAGTGGAAAAGGCGGAACACCAGAATTTGCATTAAACTACATATTAAAGAAAAATGCAATAGATCCAGAAAAGGATGTTAAAATTGAATATAAGGGACAGCATAGTGATGTTGCTGCATTAGTAGCTTCACAACCAGGAACTATAGCAGTATTGCCAGAACCATTTGTAACTACTACAAAGATGAAGGTTAGTAATCTGCAAATTCCAATAGACTTGACAAAAGAATGGGAAAAGGTATCTGGAGCTGACAGTAAATTGATAATGGGAACTTTAGTATTTAAAAAAGATTTTATAGATAAAAGAGGAAAAGACGTAGATGAATTCCTTACAAAATATAAGAATTCTGTAGACTTTGTAAATAAAAATAAAGCAGAAGCAGGAAAGTTAGTGGAGAAATATGGTATAATGCCAAAAGCTAAAGTAGCAGAAATGGCTATTCCAAAATGTAACATAGTATTTGTTAGTGCTAAAGATGGAAAAACTTCTCTAAATAACTTTTATAAAGTTTTAAAAGAAAGTGATCCTAAATCCATTGGAGGAAAAATGCCTGATGAAAATTTCTACTACAAAGGAAATTAG
- a CDS encoding ABC transporter permease, with protein MKISTTKEIRKISILIFWMLIWELCSLFINNSLLLPSPLEVLEVLVQLVKKIYFWQCVFNSVLRVISGVSLSIGIGILIGIIAAINKFIEELLEPLVVCIKATPVMSIIILALVWFKASNVVIFTSVLTCFPIIYTNVLEGIKAVDKNLIEMASVYKVKNKYIIKDIYLPYIKHYIVSGVLMCLGMGWKVSVASEVLSIPKYSIGLNLLNAKSTLETAELFAWTIVIVALSFIFEIIFKYYIKGQEQ; from the coding sequence ATGAAAATTTCTACTACAAAGGAAATTAGGAAAATAAGTATATTAATATTTTGGATGTTAATTTGGGAGCTTTGCTCCCTTTTTATTAATAATTCTTTACTACTTCCTTCACCTTTAGAAGTATTAGAAGTTCTAGTTCAACTTGTTAAAAAAATTTATTTTTGGCAGTGTGTTTTTAATAGTGTTTTAAGAGTTATATCAGGTGTATCTTTATCCATAGGTATAGGAATATTAATTGGAATTATTGCAGCTATTAATAAATTTATTGAGGAATTATTGGAACCCTTAGTAGTATGCATAAAGGCTACTCCAGTTATGTCTATAATAATATTAGCTTTAGTTTGGTTTAAAGCTTCCAATGTGGTTATATTTACTAGTGTGCTAACCTGTTTCCCTATAATATATACTAATGTATTAGAAGGAATAAAAGCTGTAGATAAAAACTTAATTGAGATGGCCAGCGTTTATAAAGTTAAAAATAAATACATAATAAAGGATATATATTTACCTTACATAAAACATTATATTGTTTCAGGTGTGTTAATGTGTTTAGGCATGGGCTGGAAGGTTTCTGTAGCTTCAGAAGTTTTAAGTATACCTAAGTATTCTATAGGGTTAAATCTACTAAATGCAAAGTCAACCTTGGAAACTGCAGAGCTTTTTGCGTGGACTATTGTAATAGTAGCATTAAGTTTTATTTTTGAAATAATATTTAAATACTATATAAAAGGACAAGAGCAATAG